From a region of the Panicum virgatum strain AP13 chromosome 2K, P.virgatum_v5, whole genome shotgun sequence genome:
- the LOC120694718 gene encoding uncharacterized protein LOC120694718, with translation MPKRQGQESQNQRRGGDLDGKRSRPARRRKHLYLILDDWEKGFSVHKIDTDDFDSDSDDDPDAGAAVAGHLPDPPALRLASPGDADMLFAAAGSKIFIVTDARYGQTPALVYDAETAGLAIGPAVPAQLQCGFSIIVSAREMIYAFSPPTCNKQHSFDAMSCAPIGRHDPDEQGWSWRSLPAPPPPFDAYDIITSYAVHSDGLTIFITTSYRDRPGLQKRTCSFNTKYRVWRWHPWVLPFEDQGYCNTCPDTPAVGPNTPDMEFLVHIIFVHGAHNHLNRKHNSLSPSLSLSPVTSLSLTSLTSSPSPPNPKLQIPHPESISRPRRLRIRVEGHLPRELLPRVPWISSSSRTKSSS, from the coding sequence ATGCCTAAGCGGCAGGGGCAGGAGTCCCAAAACCAGCGCCGCGGTGGCGATTTGGACGGCAAAAGGTCACGACCAGCCCGGCGGCGGAAGCACCTCTATCTGATTTTGGATGACTGGGAGAAGGGGTTCAGCGTCCACAAGATCGACACCGACGATTTCGACTCGGACtccgacgacgacccggacgcCGGCGCTGCCGTTGCAGGGCACCTCCCGGACCCTCCGGCGCTGCGGCTGGCGTCACCAGGGGACGCTGACATGCTCTTCGCCGCCGCTGGCAGCAAGATCTTCATCGTTACTGATGCACGCTATGGACAGACCCCTGCCCTCGTCTACGACGCCGAGACAGCAGGACTGGCTATCGGCCCTGCCGTTCCTGCGCAGCTGCAATGTGGCTTCAGCATCATCGTGTCTGCCCGTGAAATGATCTATGCATTTTCACCTCCGACCTGCAACAAACAGCACTCCTTTGATGCGATGTCATGCGCACCCATCGGCAGGCATGATCCAGACGAGCAGGGCTGGTCCTGGAGGAGCCtgccggcaccgccgccgccgttcgacGCCTACGACATCATTACCTCCTATGCCGTGCACTCGGACGGCCTCACCATCTTCATTACCACATCCTACCGCGATCGCCCGGGCCTCCAGAAGAGGACCTGCTCCTTCAACACCAAGTACCGTGTGTGGAGGTGGCACCCCTGGGTTCTGCCTTTCGAAGACCAAGGTTACTGTAACAcctgtccggatactccggccgtaGGCCCGAATACTCCGGACATGGAGTTCTTAGTTCATATAATTTTTGTCCACGGGGCCCACAATCATTTAAATAGAAAAcataactctctctctccctcactttCACTCTCTCCCGttacctctctctccctcacttcCCTCAcaagctctccctctcccccaaATCCCAAACTCCAAATCCCCCACCCCGAATCAATCTCAAGACCAAGGAGACTTCGAATCCGCGTGGAGGGCCATCTTCCCCGCGAGCTCCTCCCAAGGGTGCCTTggatttcaagttcttcgcgCACGAAAAGCTCATCCTAG
- the LOC120694719 gene encoding uncharacterized protein LOC120694719, giving the protein MALLLSCGAAPAAARAGPALIRPPAGPLLPPRRRPARLVAVASTAASSAPSGEVASSRAHDNGVVGGGSTNGTVSPTAKATAIETTVERVIFDFRFLALLAIAGSLAGSLLCFLNGCVFIKEAYQVYWSSCVKGIHSGQMVLKVVEAIDVYLAGTVMLIFGMGLYGLFISNTSSDVPSDSDRALKGSSLFGMFALKERPKWMKITSLDELKTKVGHVIVMILLVKMFERSKMVKIATGLDLLSYAMCIFLSSASLYILHNLHKGDHEEGAIPQSPDLL; this is encoded by the exons ATGGCTCTCCTGCTGAGCtgcggcgccgcgccggccgcagcACGCGCGGGCCCGGCGCTGATCCGGCCGCCCGCGGGGCCGCTgctcccgccgcgccggcggccggcccggcTCGTGGCGGTCGCCTCGACGGCGGCTTCCTCCGCGCCGTCCGGCGAGGTGGCGTCGTCACGAGCCCACGACAACGGGGTCGTGGGCGGCGGGAgtaccaacggcaccgtctcgCCCACCGCCAAGGCCACCGCCATCGAGACCACCGTCGAGAGG GTGATCTTTGATTTCCGGTTCCTGGCCCTCCTCGCGATCGCCGGGTCGCTGGCCGGCTCCCTGCTATGCTTCCTCAAC GGCTGTGTCTTCATCAAAGAGGCATACCAAGTTTATTGGTCGAGCTGTGTCAAGGGAATTCATTCGGGGCAGATGGTTCTCAAAGTCGTCGAGGCCATCG ATGTGTATCTTGCTGGAACAGTCATGCTGATATTTGGGATGGGTCTTTACGGGCTGTTCATCAGCAATACTTCCAGCGATGTGCCTTCAGACTCAGATCGTGCCCTCAAGGGATCATCGCTCTTTGGGATGTTCGCTTTGAAG GAACGGCcaaagtggatgaagatcacaTCCCTCGACGAGCTCAAGACGAAAGTTGGGCATGTCATTGTGATGATCCTTCTAGTGAAGATGTTCGAGCGGAGCAAGATGGTAAAGATAGCCACAGGGCTGGACCTCCTCAGCTACGCCATGTGCATCTTCTTGTCGTCAGCTTCTCTCTACATCCTGCACAATCTCCACAAGGGCGACCACGAGGAGGGTGCAATCCCACAATCTCCAGATTTGTTGTAG
- the LOC120694721 gene encoding EEF1A lysine methyltransferase 4-like codes for MSSPAPPDDCEGEGSGGRSLSYGEAEYWDARYVEEGGAPYDWYQRYDALRPFVLRFAPPASRLLMIGCGSALMSEDMVTDGYVEIVNIDISSVVIEMMRKKYFNIPQLQYLRMDVRDMSMFPDESFDCAIDKGTLDSLMCGVDAPLSAAQMVLEVDRLLKPGGVFILITYGDPSVRVPHLNQPGCKWKIVLYILPRPGFTGKIRRHVLDPVPLTERGRLPDGFVPEDPDSHYVYACEKMQGLTCSASPTVERQGEE; via the exons atgtcgtcgccggcgccgcccgacGACTGCGAGGGGGAGGGGAGCGGGGGGAGGTCGTTGAGCTACGGGGAGGCGGAGTACTGGGACGCGCGGTACGtcgaggagggcggcgcgccGTACGACTGGTACCAGCGCTACGACGCGCTCCGCCCCTTCGTCCTCCGCttcgcgccgccggcgtcccggCTCCTCATGATTGGATGCGGCTCCGCTC TTATGTCCGAGGACATGGTCACCGATGGTTATGTGGAGATTGTGAACATTGACATTTCTTCGGTTGTGATTGAGATGATGAGAaagaaatatttcaacattccgCAGCTGCAAT ACCTGCGCATGGATGTCAGAGATATGAGTATGTTTCCTGATGAATCGTTTGATTGTGCAATCGATAAAG GTACTCTGGACTCATTGATG TGTGGTGTGGATGCTCCTCTCAGTGCAGCTCAGATGGTTTTGGAAGTGGACAG GCTTCTTAAACCAGGCGGTGTCTTTATTTTG ATAACATATGGTGATCCATCAGTGCGTGTTCCTCATTTGAATCAACCAGGATGCAAATGGAAGATTGTACTTTACATTCTAC CAAGACCTGGGTTCACTGGAAAGATAAGGAGGCATGTATTGGATCCTGTTCCACTGACAGAGAGGGGTAGACTCCCTGATGGATTTgttccagaggatcctgactccCATTATGTCTATGCCTGCGAAAAGATGCAAGGATTGACATGTTCAGCTTCCCCAACCGTAGAGAGGCAAGGGGAAGAATAG